The following proteins are encoded in a genomic region of Streptococcus gwangjuense:
- a CDS encoding SAG1386/EF1546 family surface-associated protein: protein MAKEPWQEDIYENQEETRSERRKREQGGGVLANRILTILASIFFVIIVVMIIVLIYLSSGGSNRTAALKDFHDSDTKVEQVSSTSSSSSEQASSSSEEKVEESSSSSEHPTDPEGTTKVMAGEGEAAIAARAGISIAQLEALNPGHMATGSWFANPGDVIKIK, encoded by the coding sequence ATGGCAAAAGAACCGTGGCAAGAAGATATTTATGAGAATCAAGAAGAAACAAGATCAGAACGTCGTAAGAGAGAACAAGGTGGAGGAGTGCTGGCTAATCGTATCTTGACCATTTTAGCAAGTATTTTCTTTGTGATTATAGTCGTGATGATTATTGTTCTTATCTATCTTTCATCGGGTGGGAGTAATCGCACAGCAGCCTTGAAAGATTTTCACGATTCAGATACAAAAGTAGAGCAAGTTTCTTCTACTTCTAGTAGTAGTTCAGAGCAGGCATCTTCTAGTTCAGAGGAGAAGGTAGAAGAGTCATCTAGTAGCTCAGAACATCCAACTGATCCAGAAGGAACTACAAAAGTTATGGCTGGAGAAGGAGAAGCAGCCATTGCCGCTCGTGCAGGAATCTCGATTGCTCAGCTAGAGGCCTTGAATCCTGGGCATATGGCTACAGGGTCTTGGTTTGCTAATCCAGGTGATGTTATCAAAATCAAATAG
- a CDS encoding ferredoxin: MKITLIPERCIACGLCQTYSDLFDYHDNGIVRFYDDPDQLEKEISPSQDVVEAVRNCPTHALIKD, from the coding sequence ATGAAAATCACACTTATACCTGAACGCTGCATCGCCTGTGGGCTTTGCCAAACTTATTCTGATTTATTTGATTACCACGATAATGGAATCGTGCGTTTTTACGATGACCCTGACCAACTAGAAAAAGAAATCTCTCCTAGCCAGGACGTCGTAGAAGCTGTTAGAAACTGTCCGACACATGCCTTGATTAAAGATTAA